From Manihot esculenta cultivar AM560-2 chromosome 18, M.esculenta_v8, whole genome shotgun sequence:
CTCGGGCAAAAGGGCTAAGAAGAGAGGGACAAGTGCTTGTTCCTCAAAACGCAGTCATACTGTTTTATCTTTGTTGATAGACAATAATGTGGTGTTGATAGGGGCAAGAGTGCATTACCGTACTGGCCGGCCTGGTAATCAATTGACAGAAGGGTGGATAACTCGTGGTGGAATCAAGTGCACTTGTTGTGAGCGGATCTTTAAGCTCACTGAATTTGAATCTCATGCTGGTAGCACTCAACACAGGCCATCAGAGAATATTTTATTGGAAGATGGCAGGTCATTGTCGGATTGTAATAAGCAATTGTGTGGTAAATATAAGAGGCAAAAGAGCACAACTAGGGTGTGTAAGAGGAAAGATGAACAATGTGGAAAGGAACCTAGTGATTATGTGTGTTCTGTTTGTCGAGATGGGggtgatttaattttatgtgaTCAATGTCCGTCAGCATTTCACACAAGTTGTATTGGTTTGGAGGATGTTCCTGATGGGGATTGGTTTTGCCCATTTTGCTGTTGTATTATTTGTGGCCACGCCCAATTCCAAGAGATTGTTCAGCAAGATGGTTGCACTGTCAGTTGTGACCAATGCCACCTTAAATTTCATGTTGGGTGTGCAAGGGATAGAGGACTAATCAAGTTTGAAGGTAGAAATTTTCATGATAATTTTTGCAGCAACAAGTGCGAAGAAATATTTTCAAGTCTCCAAAAGCTTGTGGGAAAATCGATTGTTGTAGGTGAAGACAATCTCACTTGGACATTGTTGAAACCCCTCAAGGACTTCTCAGCTAACAATAGGAGGCTTAATCTTGCTCTTGATGTCatgcatgaatgttttgaatCAGTTGAAGAAGCCTACACGGGAAGAGATATTATTGAGGATGTGATCTTTAACAGAGGA
This genomic window contains:
- the LOC110607139 gene encoding increased DNA methylation 1; the encoded protein is MRRRRIDNPGFEEWVPVSPYTLYGGVEFCPSAIAKYEDEFIYGKKPSDSLAIDVRKHLSYLGWTIERKSYRNSYRYRYISPDNTQIYYSLHQLCHDLREPVMQSQRGKKIVIKTSKKSGVGNQKFNQTTQVQCSGKRAKKRGTSACSSKRSHTVLSLLIDNNVVLIGARVHYRTGRPGNQLTEGWITRGGIKCTCCERIFKLTEFESHAGSTQHRPSENILLEDGRSLSDCNKQLCGKYKRQKSTTRVCKRKDEQCGKEPSDYVCSVCRDGGDLILCDQCPSAFHTSCIGLEDVPDGDWFCPFCCCIICGHAQFQEIVQQDGCTVSCDQCHLKFHVGCARDRGLIKFEGRNFHDNFCSNKCEEIFSSLQKLVGKSIVVGEDNLTWTLLKPLKDFSANNRRLNLALDVMHECFESVEEAYTGRDIIEDVIFNRGSVLNRLNFRGFYTVLLERDGEAMSAANVRVCGDKVAEVPFVGTRFEHRRLGLCRILMCELEKHLMNLGVERLVLPSAAGMVDTWINSFGFSKMTDFDTRENLAYTVLNFQDAIMCQKILRKVYCC